From Nitratidesulfovibrio vulgaris str. Hildenborough, a single genomic window includes:
- a CDS encoding DUF2635 domain-containing protein → MPHIPETLHIRPRTGLVVRDPATMQPLPAEGAEVPTDSHWLRRLQAGDVVPVTAGPSKPRKGD, encoded by the coding sequence ATGCCCCACATCCCTGAGACCCTGCACATCAGACCGCGCACCGGGCTTGTGGTGCGCGACCCCGCGACCATGCAGCCCCTGCCTGCCGAAGGCGCAGAGGTGCCGACCGATTCGCACTGGCTGCGCCGGCTGCAAGCGGGAGACGTGGTGCCCGTCACCGCCGGACCTTCCAAGCCCAGAAAGGGAGACTAG
- a CDS encoding head-tail joining protein, translating into MRLADRARLDQRRIFASGFTEPVTIAFASGEQVATNGIWFEGAELVEAGDYLQVSSSKPSIVVLRDGLPGKPRAEDDRVCFCDQWFTVADCEPLHPGMWRIRLHKESA; encoded by the coding sequence ATGAGACTCGCAGACCGCGCCCGTCTGGATCAACGCCGCATCTTCGCTTCCGGCTTCACGGAGCCTGTGACCATCGCCTTTGCCAGCGGCGAGCAGGTGGCCACCAACGGCATCTGGTTCGAAGGGGCCGAACTGGTGGAGGCTGGCGACTACCTGCAGGTGAGCAGCAGCAAGCCCAGCATCGTGGTGCTTCGCGATGGACTGCCCGGCAAGCCCCGTGCGGAGGACGACCGGGTCTGCTTCTGCGACCAGTGGTTCACCGTGGCGGACTGCGAACCCCTGCACCCCGGCATGTGGCGCATACGCCTGCACAAGGAGTCTGCATGA